AGTTCTAAGTAAGTCGTTCTGGATTTATTCTATTCAGCCAAAAGCCCCGTGTAACACGGGGCTTTTTGTTCGTTAAACTTCAACGACAAAAACTACTTAACAGTCTTCTTTTGGGGCTGCTGCGTCGCGATCGCCAGTCGTGCCCCTTGAATCTTACGCACCTGATCCATCACCGCCACCACCGTGCCATGATTCACCTGGGCATCGGCATTAATCACCACGATTTTAGACTGATTATTCTGCAACAACGCTTGAATCTGCTGCACTAACTGCCCTAAGGATGTTGCCGTCTTATTCACCGACAACTTACCGGCCGGGCCGATTGTCACAACAACTTGCTGACGCGTTTGCACTTTTGCCGTATTCGCTTGGGGCAAGTTAATTGGCAACCCCTCAGAGCGGGTCAACACCAAACTTGACATAATAAAGAACGTCAACAATGCAAAAACAATATCAACCATTGGCACAAGATTGATTTGCGCAGGTAGATCCGGCTCATCGGGTAAACGCATGATTGATTCAAAAGCACAAGGCGCAAAAGTCATCCTGAGTATAAGCGATATTTTTCTGACCGCTCACCCTAAACCAATTGTCATTTGCTAACCGCTTCACTGTCCCCAACGAACTGAGCCAAGCAAAGCCCCTGGTTCCCACCCTCAATACCACCGGAAACAGGCAACTGAAGCATATCAGCAGTGACCAAGCACAAGTCCAGCGACCATTGCCCATGATTATTTTCCGCAAAATCATGGGCAATGGTTTTCATAAAGGATGAGCTTGTCGTATGATTGAAAGGTTGTCTAAAAATTAGCCGCACTAATCATGGCTTGTCCTAAGAAGAAAACCTCTAACGGTAAGCGTGACCAGCGCCGAGCTCACTGGAAAAAGCAAGCCGAGCGTGAAGCTCAGAAAGCAATGTCCTTGGGTAAATCCGTTCTAACTGGTCGCGCCAAAGGGTTTGTTTACCCGACGGGTGAAGAAGAAGCTGAATAGATCGTTTCCGGTCGGAAACGGAGAATCGCTATGGGAAAGTTTTTTCATAAGCCAAGCGATGAACTTCGCGATCGCGTTCCTCCAGGTCAGCATCTAGCCACTGGCTTTCCTGTGCTGACCTATGGTGCAACGCAGCATATTGAGCCCGAAAGTTGGCAACTACAAATATCGGGGCTGGCGCAACCACAAGTAATTACATGGCATGATCTGATGGCCATGCCTCAGTCAAGCTTCACTGCCGATTTCCATTGCGTTACGAC
The window above is part of the Romeriopsis navalis LEGE 11480 genome. Proteins encoded here:
- a CDS encoding ExbD/TolR family protein, encoding MRLPDEPDLPAQINLVPMVDIVFALLTFFIMSSLVLTRSEGLPINLPQANTAKVQTRQQVVVTIGPAGKLSVNKTATSLGQLVQQIQALLQNNQSKIVVINADAQVNHGTVVAVMDQVRKIQGARLAIATQQPQKKTVK
- the rpmF gene encoding 50S ribosomal protein L32 codes for the protein MACPKKKTSNGKRDQRRAHWKKQAEREAQKAMSLGKSVLTGRAKGFVYPTGEEEAE